From Anas platyrhynchos isolate ZD024472 breed Pekin duck chromosome 38, IASCAAS_PekinDuck_T2T, whole genome shotgun sequence, one genomic window encodes:
- the LOC140001167 gene encoding olfactory receptor 14C36-like has protein sequence MPNISSVSEFLLMAFAETRELQLLHFALFLGIYLAALLGNGLILTAVACDHRLHTPMYLFLLNLALLDLGCISTTVPKAMANSLWDTRTISYQGCAAQVLFFIFFFGSEFSILTIMAYDSYVAICKPLHYGSLLGSRACATMAAAAWGSGFLNAVLHTAATFSLPLCHGNAVEQFFCEIPQILKLSCSGSDYLKEVRLLVVSAFLAFGCFVFIVFSYVQIIRAVLRMPSVQGRHKSFSTCLPHLAVVSLFVSTVMVAYLKPPSISSPSLDLVVTFLYSVVAIAVNPLIYSMRNQELKEALWKLFGHMILWHQ, from the coding sequence atgcccaacatcagctctgtgagtgagttcctcctgatGGCATTTGCAGaaacacgggagctgcagcttctgcacttcgcactcttcctgggcatctacctggctgccctcctgggcaacggcctcatcctcactgctgtagcctgcgaccaccgcctgcacacccccatgtacctcttcctcctcaacctcgccctcctcgacctgggctgcatctccaccactgtccccaaagccatggccaattccctctgggacaccaggaccatctcctatcaagggtGTGCTGCACAAGttctctttttcatcttcttctttggttcagagttttcaattcttaccatcatggcctatgacagctacgttgccatctgcaagcccctgcactatgggagcctcctgggcagcagagcttgtgccaccatggcagcagctgcctggggcagtggctttctcaatgctgtcctgcacacagccgctacattttccctgcccctctgccatggcaatgctgtggagcagttcttctgtgaaatcccccagatcctcaagctctcctgctcaggtTCAGACTACCTAAAGGAAGTTAGACTTCTGGTGGTTAGTGCATTTTTagcatttggttgttttgttttcattgttttctcctATGTGCAGATCATCAGAgccgtgctgaggatgccctctgtgcagggccggcacaaatccttttccacatgcctccctcacctggctgtggtctccctgtttgtcagcactgtcatggttgcctacctgaagcccccctccatctcctctccatcccttgACCTGGTGGTGacatttctgtactcagtggtggctatagcagtgaaccccctcatctacagcatgaggaatcagGAGCTCAAGGAAGCCTTGTGGAAACTCTTTGGACACATGATTCTTTGGCATCAATAA